DNA sequence from the Streptomyces sp. CA-210063 genome:
GCGGGGTCACTCATATCGAGACCATCGAACGTCTGCCAGATATAGGACGCCGTCCCGTTCTCCCGCAGTGGATGAAAGTCGACCAAGTCCGGATCGTCCCGGAAGGTGTTGAACGCCTCTTCGGACTCCCATTCAACGAGAAACAGAACCTGCCGTGGCGCAAGGTCACCGGCTACGTTGTCGCGGAAACGGCCAAACGCCACCATTCGACCGCCATATTGCGGAGCCACTTCGGGCAAACGACTGAAATACGCAAGGTACTTCTCCACGTCGGTCACGTCAAACATATTCAGGGCGTAAAACTTCTTCTGCGAATTCGCACTCATTGCAAATAACCTCTCCGGTATCAGGAAACTGGTGTTCGCTGCCCTAGGCGGGCGCGGGACACCGGCAGCAGTACGCTGGCATCGTTGTTGATGATGATGTTGACGTCGGTCGCGATTTGCGCCATCTCGGAGACCGACTGCGAAGAACGCACTTTCAGCGCTCGGGTGAAGACTGAGGTCGCGGGAATCTGAGTACGCTTCCCGTGCCGTTGGGTACACCTTTTTCACGAAACGCACTGGAGTACTAGGCGGTTGCCCTACGGCGTCGCGCGGGAAGCCATCCGTACCCCTAAGCAATGAGGGCTCGGAACTCGCCCGCCGCCGTGACGAGAAACCGATCGGTTCCCTCATCGTAAACTGATCGGTTTTTGCGCGCAAGCCGATCGGAGGGGCGGCGTTCGGTGCGCACCGCGACAGCGCCCAGGCGGCTGCCTGGCGCGGGCCGGAGAGGTCACGCGAGCCTGACGGGTCCGGCGTCGATCGGCAGGCGGACCAGGAGGTAGGGCTTGCGGCGCAGGTCCTTGCCCTCGTGGAAGGGTGACAGGCGGTTGAGCTGGTTGGCGATGGCGTACAGGTGCCGGTCCGAGGCGACGGACAGGGTGTCGACCCAGAGCAGGTCGGTCCCCTGGGCGAGGGTCCGGTAGGTGCCGTTCGGGCTTCTGCGCCAGATCGTGTTGTGTTCCAGGTCGCCGCCGTAGAGCCGCCCCTTGTCGTCGCTCTCCAGGCCGTCGGCCATCGGCTTGAACCCGAGGTCTTCGACCGTCGCCGCCACCTCGGCGTCCGTGGCGTCCGGGTCGGCGAGGGCGTCGGTGGACACGCTGTGCAGTCGGCGGCTGGAGAGCGGGCAGTAGTAGAGGCGCGTGCCGTCGGCGCTGAGGGCGATGCCGTCGGAGCCGGTCTCGTAGTGCGTGGGCTCGCCGCCCGCGGGGCGGACCATGAAGGGCTCGCCCTCGATGACGGGAAGGAACTGCTCGTCCGGGAGTGCCGAGGGGTGGCCGGTCAGTCGCCGCCAGGAGCGGCCGGTGGCGAGGTC
Encoded proteins:
- a CDS encoding DUF1330 domain-containing protein, with translation MSANSQKKFYALNMFDVTDVEKYLAYFSRLPEVAPQYGGRMVAFGRFRDNVAGDLAPRQVLFLVEWESEEAFNTFRDDPDLVDFHPLRENGTASYIWQTFDGLDMSDPADVSLDDVLAVLKP
- a CDS encoding major royal jelly family protein → MKRRTFLTATTASLAATQLAGPAYASASGSTARNYEVVARFWGAMPTGVTLSRRGRVFVNFPRWGDDVPFTVAELRGGKPVAYPDAEVNREDALDLAGHFQSVQSVVVDAADRLWILDTGSPLFAGSSYGGPKLVAVDLRTDRIVQKILFPPEVVPANSYPNDVRFDLRRGAEGTAFITDSGGSNGIIVVDLATGRSWRRLTGHPSALPDEQFLPVIEGEPFMVRPAGGEPTHYETGSDGIALSADGTRLYYCPLSSRRLHSVSTDALADPDATDAEVAATVEDLGFKPMADGLESDDKGRLYGGDLEHNTIWRRSPNGTYRTLAQGTDLLWVDTLSVASDRHLYAIANQLNRLSPFHEGKDLRRKPYLLVRLPIDAGPVRLA